AGATGCTAAAAATCATGAGGCGCGGAAGCGGCGCGGAGCGGATCAAAGAGCTTTTAAATTTGATGAAAAGCGCGCCTGATGCGTTTTTGCGAACGGGCGTCATCGTCGGACATCCTGGGGAAACCGAAGCCGAATTTGACGAGCTTTGCGCGTTTTTACAGGAGTTTAAATTTGACCGCGTTTCGGCGTTTGCCTACTCGAAAGAGGAAGACACGCTCTCATACGAGATGGAGCAGGTGCCTGCCAAAATCATCTCAAAGCGCCTAAGTAAAATAGAAAAGATCACTCGAGCTGCGATCGAAGCGAGCTTCGCGCAGGAGCTGGGTAAGAAAATTATCGTTTCGCTCGAGGGCGAAAGCAGCGAGGGCGAGATGTTTTACGCCGCGAAAAAGGCGCTCTGGGATAAGGACATCGACGGCGAAATTTTGATCAACGAAAGCGACGTGGAGCAGCTAGAAACCGGCGGTCGCTACTGGTGCGAGATCACGCAGGTAGCGGGCAGCCAGGCGCTAGGCAAGATCACGGCAAAGGCCTAAAGTGCTAAGCGCGCCCGTTTTACGTAGGCTAAAATCGGGGCGAAATCTGCTTGCCTTTTCGCACGGCGTCGATAGCACGGCGCTTTTTTATCTTTTAGACGAGGCGGGCGTGAAATTTGACCTTGCGATCGTGGATTATAACGTCCGCGCGCAGAGCAAAGACGAGGTCGCCTCGGCGCGGGACTTGGCGGCCAAATTTAACAAACAAATCTACGTAAAAAGCGTGCGTCTGGGCGCGTCAAATTTCGAGCACGAGGCACGCGCGGCCAGATATGATTTTTTCGCTCAAATTTGCCGCGAGCACGGATATGAAAATTTGATCTTGGCGCATCAGTTTGACGATAAATTCGAATGGTTTTTGATGCAGCTTGGGCGCGGTGCAGGGCTTAGCGAGCTGCTAGGCATGAAGGAGCTTGAAGCTCACGAGGACTACGTGATCGCTCGACCGCTTTTAGGCGTGCGAAAGTACGAGCTGGAGCGGTTTTTGCGTGAGCGAAACCTAAAATACTTCACTGACGAGACGAATTTGACGGATCGGTTTAAACGCGGCTTTATTCGCGCTAAATTTAGCGAGCCGTTTTTGGACGAATACTTTAGCGGCGTAAAAAAGAGCTTTGAGTTTTTGGCGGTCGATGCGTTAAATTTAACTCCTCAAATTTCTAATCCCGCACCTAAAATTTATCTCGTAAAACGAGGCATAAACGAGCTTCGCGGCGTCGATCAGGCGTGCAAGCGGCTAGGACTCGTGCTAAGCTCGGCTCAGCGAAACGAATGCGCTCGCTGCTTAGAAAAAGGCGTGGGCTGCGTGATAGGCGGCAAGGTAGCCGTCGGGGCTGGCGCAAATTTTATACTTGTAACGCCTTACGTTAAGCCAGCGATGGATAAAAAATTTAAAGAAGTGTGCCGTACCCTAAAAATCCCGCCGATAAACCGCGGATTTTTATTTGCCGCACGAGCGGATCTTGCGCTATTTGAGGGCTTTTTTAGTCGTCTGCGTTTTGGGCACAAATTTGCGATAAAAGATGCTTGAATTTTTGAAATACGCTAACGCTTTCTTTACGGTAGCTTTAGATTTAACGGCGCTAGATGAGCCGACTCAAACATCTTATGAAATGAGATATCGCCGCTATCTTAAAAAGGCGGCTTAAAACTCGGTTCGACACTTAAATTTAAATTTCGCGGTCGATTGTTTGAAGGCGGCCGCAATATTTAAATTAGGCGGTTTGGTGCTAAATATGCCGCGCTAACATCCTTAAATACCGCTTACGAAAATATCGGTATCCGCAAACATAGCTTGAATTATCATGCAAAAGGCGTAGGCGTAAATATGCAAAAAGGCAAGTGCCCCAAATCTCCGATAAATTTACGCCCGAAATTAGAATTCGGCAATAAAAGGCCAGGCGGTCTTAATCAAATTTTACAAGCAGTTATCATCACTCTCCGTACTTTTTCTTTAGATCGTCCCACGTCACTAGCGTGCGTCTGCCCTCTAGGCTGCGGATGCGCGTGACGTCTTGCATCATCTCTAGCACCCCCTTAAATACGCCGTTTTCGTCGCGCACGGCGGCGTAGTAGATGTAGATAAATTTACCGTGAAGCTCCAGCCAAAAGTCGATCTCGTCGCGCTCGCCCTTGCGAAAGGCGTCGATGATCTCTAGCACGCTAGCTACGCTTTCGCGCGGGTGGCAGTTTTTCACGTCGCGCCCGATGACGCCTGCGCTTCGCGGAAATACGCGGTGCTTGGTGTCGGTGTAAAATTTCACGAT
The uncultured Campylobacter sp. DNA segment above includes these coding regions:
- the tilS gene encoding tRNA lysidine(34) synthetase TilS, which produces MLSAPVLRRLKSGRNLLAFSHGVDSTALFYLLDEAGVKFDLAIVDYNVRAQSKDEVASARDLAAKFNKQIYVKSVRLGASNFEHEARAARYDFFAQICREHGYENLILAHQFDDKFEWFLMQLGRGAGLSELLGMKELEAHEDYVIARPLLGVRKYELERFLRERNLKYFTDETNLTDRFKRGFIRAKFSEPFLDEYFSGVKKSFEFLAVDALNLTPQISNPAPKIYLVKRGINELRGVDQACKRLGLVLSSAQRNECARCLEKGVGCVIGGKVAVGAGANFILVTPYVKPAMDKKFKEVCRTLKIPPINRGFLFAARADLALFEGFFSRLRFGHKFAIKDA